A genomic segment from uncultured Methanobrevibacter sp. encodes:
- a CDS encoding ribonuclease H-like domain-containing protein yields the protein MTSRREEHEPYLEKILSNSLSSANPSKEAYERGRLDSLTYFNNLKFGLMHKYKDWNFLDIEGSKVIENIYGETLKITRKEKIDFSLESKNKSIKDDLASNLKLMPGIGFQTEMKLKEEGYNTFYDLLNHPNYAKKAERLIEKIEKECFIKEFNLLKSLNKYPNSRNSTIKALSSLDPFNLKFMDIETLGLSNAAIILIGIAEIKGNYIESNQYLLRNKEEEPALIESYLSHIDEASVHVTYNGAQFDIPFIKNRARLYRMNCNLDQTHFDLIYPARNLWKDKLPNCKLTTIEEHLFGIKRDDDVPGAYIPDYYRTYLTTKNIGPLIPIIEHNRMDIVSLAHFLMRIYEESF from the coding sequence ATGACATCACGTAGAGAAGAGCATGAACCATATCTTGAAAAGATCCTTTCAAATTCATTATCTTCTGCAAATCCATCTAAAGAAGCTTATGAAAGAGGTAGATTGGACTCTCTCACTTATTTTAACAATCTTAAATTCGGATTGATGCATAAATACAAAGATTGGAATTTCTTGGATATTGAAGGAAGCAAAGTCATTGAAAACATCTATGGAGAGACATTGAAAATCACCAGAAAAGAAAAAATAGACTTTTCCTTAGAAAGCAAGAACAAATCAATCAAAGATGACTTAGCCTCAAACTTAAAGCTAATGCCTGGAATAGGATTTCAGACAGAAATGAAACTTAAGGAAGAGGGATACAATACATTTTATGATTTGTTAAACCATCCCAATTATGCAAAGAAAGCAGAACGATTAATAGAAAAAATAGAAAAGGAATGTTTCATAAAGGAATTTAATCTACTTAAAAGCTTAAATAAATATCCTAATTCTAGAAACAGCACAATTAAGGCTTTAAGTTCTCTCGATCCATTCAATCTCAAGTTTATGGATATTGAAACTCTCGGATTGTCAAATGCAGCAATAATTTTAATTGGAATTGCTGAGATAAAAGGGAATTATATTGAATCCAATCAATATTTGCTTAGGAATAAGGAAGAGGAACCTGCACTTATTGAAAGCTACCTTTCCCATATTGATGAAGCAAGCGTTCATGTAACTTATAACGGCGCCCAATTCGATATTCCTTTCATTAAGAACAGAGCAAGATTATATAGAATGAATTGCAATCTTGATCAAACTCATTTTGACTTAATATATCCTGCCCGTAATTTATGGAAAGACAAGCTCCCAAACTGTAAATTAACAACCATTGAAGAGCATTTATTCGGTATCAAAAGGGATGATGATGTGCCTGGAGCTTATATTCCAGATTACTATAGAACCTATTTAACAACAAAGAATATAGGTCCTTTAATCCCTATAATAGAGCATAACCGTATGGATATCGTTTCACTTGCCCATTTCCTCATGAGAATATATGAAGAGTCATTCTAA
- a CDS encoding nuclease: protein MFEEEQDNKIYNLIITRGIDQENEYGQFTEKLYSKPDFLWTESMAKDYAPFGESFFKKVDVIVVLSGIYNYNQMYIDILIEKAEEFNIPILLVRPYGMEIVPEELEKKAKAVVGWNANCIVDDIRSIVSGDYDEFCDDF from the coding sequence ATGTTTGAAGAAGAACAAGACAATAAAATCTATAATCTCATCATAACACGTGGAATTGATCAGGAAAATGAATATGGACAATTTACAGAGAAACTATACTCTAAACCTGACTTCCTATGGACAGAATCAATGGCAAAGGATTATGCTCCATTTGGTGAAAGCTTCTTTAAGAAAGTAGATGTTATTGTTGTTTTATCCGGAATTTACAATTATAATCAGATGTATATCGACATTTTAATTGAAAAGGCAGAAGAATTTAACATTCCTATACTTTTAGTGCGTCCGTATGGTATGGAAATAGTTCCAGAAGAGCTTGAGAAAAAAGCAAAGGCAGTGGTTGGATGGAATGCAAACTGCATTGTAGATGACATAAGATCAATTGTCAGTGGAGATTATGACGAATTTTGTGATGATTTTTAA
- a CDS encoding AAA family ATPase — protein sequence MIFKKLELKNFKSHANTTLEFSPGISLIVGENGAGKSSIFEAITFALFKVYSAKTITDLVRSNKNIGDKIEMMVKLTFYTNNHEYRVERSVTLAKSSKSTSELYKITNGHEEIIASGNKAVDNEIEIILSMDSSTFLNAIHIRQGEIADLIDKTPATRKKLIGKLLKLEELEKAYENLPRISEDYKTRKAILKDRIQSESELNFELKKAKQEQFELSEKNKALKADYEALDKDIKDKNKEKEELDKQKSEFEALQLKLVHENTNLEGMKKRKAELIEKYDEIQRNEKEMNLLKPSTEKLPIYKDFKESLNNLNKFKDDEKDNKQKLVQIEGYKSTIDAEKENHEKFIGLDGEIKALNNKKAELSAELKRINELENERKTLIKDIEDNNKVLEEFSNDSISVLALFDENIAPIKSNDDLTNLDSIVEAKRTTLRTEIEGIDSEINELNNQIITLKQEIKSFDKPLSDIQKVENKCPICQSDISEDKKNELIDMYEETISNDSKKINENNEILVKLNNEKSLKDANLLKLDSIKTKIYQNKHIVGDLDKFNLSLESVNTKINELQDKIKELEELDKIIESKNNEFKELESHNKKYLEATTLLKSAPDESKIRDELYTIAGKINSESEKLKAFIASDSMLSLEITEETLDELIDDLTKKDSKYHVLLGSIKGKEEYEEKIKVNEKDIESKENEIKEINKAIETSPYNEENYNYMSFLIERLNEKFNKLSQLIAVNDNNITIYDTTIGTIEKTIENNRKNKEEYIAIKEYYSLLEELRTLYGKDGIQGDLRSQSRPLIQKYTREFFEKFNFNYSDLILDNEYNISIFGPEGEANIDMVSGGEKIAIALALRLGITQAMSKGNIETILLDEPTIHLDSYRRQELISVLRSMSVIPQMLIVTHDDELENAADTLIRVIKEDGISNVEINS from the coding sequence ATGATATTTAAAAAACTAGAATTAAAAAACTTTAAGTCCCACGCTAACACTACATTGGAATTCAGTCCAGGCATTAGCCTTATTGTGGGAGAAAATGGGGCTGGAAAGTCTTCAATTTTTGAAGCAATTACATTTGCATTGTTTAAGGTATACAGTGCTAAAACCATCACAGATTTAGTCAGATCCAATAAGAACATAGGCGATAAGATAGAAATGATGGTTAAATTAACCTTTTATACAAACAATCATGAATATAGAGTGGAAAGAAGTGTTACTTTAGCCAAATCCTCAAAATCCACATCAGAATTATATAAGATTACTAATGGCCATGAAGAGATAATTGCTTCTGGAAACAAGGCTGTTGACAATGAGATAGAAATCATTTTAAGCATGGACTCCTCAACATTCCTGAATGCAATTCATATTAGGCAAGGTGAAATAGCTGATTTAATCGACAAGACACCTGCCACTCGTAAAAAGCTTATCGGTAAGTTATTGAAGCTTGAAGAACTGGAAAAGGCATATGAAAATCTTCCAAGGATCAGTGAAGACTATAAGACTAGAAAAGCTATCTTGAAAGATAGGATTCAGAGCGAATCAGAACTTAATTTTGAGCTTAAAAAAGCTAAACAAGAGCAATTTGAATTATCTGAAAAAAATAAAGCTCTAAAAGCTGACTATGAAGCTCTCGATAAGGATATTAAGGATAAAAATAAGGAAAAAGAAGAATTGGACAAGCAAAAATCAGAATTTGAAGCTCTTCAATTAAAACTTGTTCATGAAAATACTAATTTAGAAGGAATGAAGAAAAGAAAAGCAGAATTAATAGAAAAATATGATGAGATCCAAAGAAATGAAAAGGAAATGAATCTCTTGAAGCCTTCCACTGAAAAGCTTCCTATCTATAAGGACTTTAAAGAGTCTTTAAACAACTTAAACAAATTTAAGGATGATGAAAAGGACAATAAGCAGAAATTAGTTCAAATTGAAGGATACAAATCAACTATTGATGCTGAAAAGGAAAATCATGAAAAGTTCATTGGATTGGATGGTGAAATCAAAGCATTGAACAATAAGAAAGCAGAATTATCTGCTGAGTTAAAACGCATAAATGAATTGGAAAATGAGAGAAAAACCTTAATCAAGGATATTGAAGATAACAATAAAGTTTTAGAAGAGTTCTCTAATGATTCAATTTCCGTTTTAGCACTCTTTGATGAAAATATAGCTCCAATAAAAAGCAATGATGACTTAACTAATTTAGACAGCATTGTTGAGGCTAAAAGAACCACTCTCAGAACTGAAATTGAAGGTATTGATTCTGAGATAAATGAGTTGAATAATCAAATCATTACTTTAAAGCAAGAGATAAAATCATTTGACAAACCATTGTCTGATATTCAAAAGGTTGAAAATAAATGCCCTATCTGTCAGTCAGATATCAGTGAAGATAAGAAGAATGAACTGATTGATATGTATGAGGAAACTATATCCAATGATTCCAAGAAGATAAATGAAAATAATGAAATACTTGTTAAATTAAATAATGAGAAATCATTAAAAGATGCTAATTTATTGAAGCTTGACTCAATTAAAACAAAGATTTATCAGAATAAGCATATTGTTGGTGATTTGGATAAATTCAATCTTAGCTTGGAGTCTGTAAACACTAAAATAAATGAACTTCAGGACAAGATCAAAGAGCTTGAGGAATTGGATAAGATTATTGAATCCAAAAACAATGAGTTCAAAGAGCTTGAATCCCATAACAAGAAGTACTTGGAAGCAACTACTCTTCTTAAATCAGCTCCAGATGAATCTAAAATCAGGGATGAATTATACACCATTGCAGGGAAAATCAATAGTGAAAGTGAAAAGCTAAAAGCATTCATTGCCTCAGATTCAATGCTCTCATTGGAAATCACTGAAGAAACACTGGATGAATTAATTGATGACTTGACTAAAAAAGACAGCAAATATCATGTTTTGCTTGGATCCATTAAGGGTAAAGAGGAATATGAAGAAAAGATTAAAGTCAATGAGAAAGATATTGAATCCAAGGAAAATGAGATAAAAGAGATTAATAAAGCAATTGAGACTTCTCCTTACAATGAAGAGAACTATAATTACATGAGCTTTTTAATTGAAAGATTGAATGAAAAATTCAATAAATTATCTCAACTTATTGCAGTTAATGATAATAATATAACTATATATGATACTACAATAGGTACAATAGAAAAGACCATTGAAAATAATAGAAAGAATAAGGAAGAGTACATTGCAATTAAGGAATATTATTCATTGCTTGAGGAATTAAGAACATTATATGGTAAGGATGGTATTCAAGGCGACTTAAGAAGCCAGTCAAGACCATTGATTCAGAAGTATACAAGGGAATTCTTTGAAAAATTCAATTTCAACTACTCTGACCTTATACTGGACAATGAATATAACATTTCCATTTTTGGTCCTGAAGGTGAAGCTAACATAGATATGGTTAGTGGTGGTGAAAAAATTGCTATCGCTCTTGCATTAAGGTTAGGAATCACACAGGCAATGTCTAAAGGAAATATTGAAACAATCCTTTTGGATGAGCCAACAATTCATTTAGACAGTTATCGTAGACAAGAATTGATTAGTGTACTGCGTAGTATGTCTGTAATTCCTCAAATGCTAATAGTTACTCATGATGATGAATTGGAAAATGCTGCCGATACATTGATTAGAGTAATAAAAGAAGATGGCATTTCCAATGTTGAAATCAATAGCTAA
- a CDS encoding DNA repair exonuclease, translated as MRFAHLSDSHLGYRQFGILEREQDFYDVFARNIDKIIEMDVDFVIHSGDLFDNNRPSTEALLAFQKALLRLKEAKIPIYAIAGNHDSILRKDALPPQVLFKDIGLNLISPDNPLYNEGAVLICGIPYMPSSQGRALKERYDQLSRIADKYLKSILVSHQGIDKWMHEDTYEIELSQMPENFDYYAMGHVHNYVEEDFGKGKLVYPGSMEIWRNSESNNNYREFGKGFVVVDLSYDTPQVERVKIDLPRKFYKEIIDYNKFDEKIHELKEEILSLDNKPMIDLSVVGGDFESADVYEAIKNTIGEHVLNLRPTFKPDKLLIDEIEIDLDKTLDPRSLLHLKVNEKYGREEVNRLSVDLLDNLSVGRIDDAQMISDRFYKDYYFNDEEMNGKDLGNSESDSLDDYLDRNMDNSKDATVEEKSNSKQMSFDDF; from the coding sequence ATGAGATTTGCACATTTGTCTGATAGTCATTTAGGGTATAGGCAATTTGGTATTTTGGAACGTGAACAGGACTTTTATGATGTATTTGCTAGAAACATTGATAAGATAATTGAAATGGATGTGGATTTTGTAATTCACAGTGGAGACTTATTCGATAACAATCGCCCTTCAACAGAAGCATTGCTAGCATTTCAAAAGGCTTTGCTTAGATTGAAAGAAGCAAAAATACCTATTTATGCAATAGCTGGAAACCATGATTCAATTTTAAGAAAAGACGCTTTGCCTCCACAGGTCTTATTTAAGGATATAGGACTTAATTTAATCAGTCCTGATAATCCTCTTTATAATGAAGGGGCAGTTTTAATCTGTGGTATTCCTTATATGCCAAGCTCACAGGGACGGGCATTGAAAGAGAGGTATGACCAATTGTCAAGAATTGCAGATAAATACCTTAAATCAATATTGGTATCTCACCAAGGAATTGATAAATGGATGCATGAGGACACATATGAAATTGAATTGTCCCAAATGCCAGAGAATTTTGACTATTATGCTATGGGTCATGTACACAATTATGTTGAAGAGGATTTCGGTAAAGGAAAACTGGTTTATCCAGGATCTATGGAAATATGGAGAAATTCCGAATCCAATAATAATTATAGGGAGTTTGGTAAAGGATTCGTCGTAGTTGATTTAAGTTATGATACTCCACAAGTAGAAAGAGTTAAAATAGATCTCCCAAGAAAGTTCTATAAGGAAATTATCGATTATAATAAGTTTGATGAGAAGATTCATGAATTAAAAGAAGAGATTCTATCTTTAGATAATAAGCCTATGATAGATTTAAGTGTTGTTGGTGGAGATTTTGAAAGCGCTGATGTTTATGAGGCAATTAAGAATACAATAGGAGAGCATGTCTTGAATCTTAGACCAACATTTAAGCCAGATAAGCTTCTAATTGATGAAATTGAAATTGACCTTGATAAGACATTGGATCCAAGGTCATTATTGCATCTAAAAGTCAATGAGAAATACGGTAGGGAAGAAGTGAATAGATTATCTGTAGATTTATTGGATAATTTATCTGTAGGCAGAATAGATGATGCTCAAATGATTTCTGATAGGTTTTACAAAGACTATTACTTCAATGATGAGGAGATGAATGGCAAGGACTTAGGAAATTCCGAGTCAGATAGTTTAGATGATTATTTGGATAGGAATATGGACAATTCCAAAGATGCAACCGTTGAAGAAAAGTCAAATTCCAAGCAAATGAGTTTTGATGATTTTTAA
- a CDS encoding ATP-binding protein, which translates to MIGRCIGETSLIEVSFISKEMPQVGEYVTLEYDGKIILGMIESMVRGSVSLNNEIYDPDTIAKIREIEGDDYYIKGNISILGDVNDNLKLPRTPAPPGTPIYPAPSEVLDKIFHIENSLKLGHLINNEDVEVGVDINKMVSRHLAILAMTGAGKSNTVSVIIDGLLEYNGCMLIFDMHSEYVDAEFTNGNVNVIKPMINPQYMEFSEMKKLAKIPGSAPLQERYFRRAFNKARELVREGTASTADFIELLYKILDDWYNDEDYDPGNKKNIMDVINKIEDLNVKYDKLLNVNIGDFLTQIKPGMANVLDLGQVDENTAEVLVAHVLRRSLRSRKQYVRHNDSDALSFPVFFVVEEAHILAPQSRNPDSKYWITRIAREGRKFGLGLCLVSQSPKSVDGETLSQANNMIILRLVEPKDQKHVQTASESLSEDLVKQLPSLNIGEALVLGLMTKVPTLVKINEFKGRQRGGDLNIIEQWQSKKEDEEKALQEELSKFNSLGGGY; encoded by the coding sequence ATGATTGGAAGATGCATAGGAGAAACATCTCTTATTGAAGTGAGTTTCATTTCAAAAGAAATGCCGCAAGTAGGTGAATACGTAACACTTGAATATGATGGAAAAATCATTTTAGGAATGATAGAATCAATGGTTCGTGGAAGCGTTTCCTTGAATAATGAAATATATGATCCTGATACAATTGCAAAGATAAGGGAAATTGAAGGTGATGACTATTACATTAAGGGCAATATATCCATTCTTGGTGATGTGAATGACAATTTAAAGTTGCCACGTACCCCTGCACCTCCTGGAACACCTATTTATCCTGCTCCTAGTGAAGTTTTAGATAAGATCTTCCACATTGAAAACTCTCTTAAGCTTGGTCATCTGATAAACAATGAAGATGTGGAAGTGGGTGTAGACATCAATAAGATGGTTTCTCGTCACTTGGCAATTCTGGCAATGACTGGTGCAGGTAAGTCAAACACAGTTTCTGTAATCATTGATGGTCTTTTAGAGTACAACGGTTGCATGCTAATCTTTGATATGCACTCAGAATATGTTGATGCGGAATTTACTAATGGTAATGTCAATGTAATCAAACCAATGATAAATCCTCAATATATGGAATTTTCAGAGATGAAAAAATTAGCTAAAATTCCTGGATCCGCTCCCCTTCAGGAAAGGTACTTTAGAAGAGCATTTAATAAGGCAAGGGAATTAGTCCGTGAAGGAACAGCAAGCACTGCTGATTTTATTGAATTGCTTTACAAAATTTTAGATGATTGGTATAATGATGAGGACTATGACCCGGGCAATAAGAAGAATATCATGGATGTAATCAATAAAATTGAGGATTTAAATGTAAAATATGATAAATTATTGAATGTTAATATCGGTGACTTCCTTACTCAAATAAAACCTGGAATGGCAAATGTGCTTGATTTAGGTCAAGTGGATGAAAATACTGCTGAAGTTCTTGTAGCACATGTCCTTAGAAGGTCTCTTAGAAGCAGAAAGCAATATGTAAGGCACAATGATAGTGATGCTTTGTCATTCCCAGTGTTCTTTGTGGTTGAAGAGGCACATATCTTAGCTCCTCAAAGCAGGAATCCGGACAGTAAATATTGGATTACACGTATAGCAAGAGAAGGGCGTAAGTTTGGTTTAGGTCTTTGTTTAGTTAGCCAATCTCCAAAATCTGTTGATGGGGAAACATTATCACAAGCCAACAATATGATTATACTTAGATTAGTGGAGCCAAAAGACCAAAAGCATGTTCAAACAGCAAGTGAAAGCCTTAGTGAAGATTTGGTAAAACAGCTCCCTTCACTTAACATAGGGGAAGCATTGGTTTTAGGCCTTATGACCAAGGTTCCAACCCTTGTAAAGATCAATGAATTCAAAGGACGCCAACGTGGCGGAGACTTAAATATCATTGAGCAATGGCAATCAAAAAAGGAAGATGAAGAAAAAGCTTTACAAGAAGAATTAAGCAAATTCAACAGTTTAGGCGGAGGATACTGA
- a CDS encoding DNA double-strand break repair nuclease NurA produces MLNSLYTEAIRKKGLINEPLEEYKESEIDIESKWHEEEIISSDSNPILAAGDGSYNKKKYLSFNFYAVAAQSLIYNPNDTESKLKAIESAELDIIPHQSFLEERLRNMMSIFEIKTAIKTFNDFDIDYYMDDGSILGDLIRPIPVEKSIAPEYKSRIIAQVKEKLESEIQSNELNLSSFNFKEEFKDLFEDENIDEYALITFLESLENLIALKYLLENKEKIIAISKTSSSNEIFHANIPDMAILDGMTRKQGFSEPYHRKVTYKTKHDFPIENEFFRELWFTIFFARLDDNKNIIKIELPYYTKDLDDIREVLKVLKSNSTEGYPFLLKKAHKDVVISNQDMNSLSKIIGFLDKSGREMLN; encoded by the coding sequence ATGTTAAATTCGTTATATACAGAGGCTATTAGAAAAAAAGGATTAATCAATGAACCTTTGGAGGAATATAAGGAATCTGAAATAGACATTGAATCCAAATGGCATGAAGAGGAGATTATTTCAAGTGATTCAAATCCTATTCTTGCTGCTGGTGATGGAAGCTATAACAAAAAGAAATATCTCAGCTTCAATTTCTATGCAGTGGCTGCACAATCTCTCATTTATAATCCAAATGATACAGAATCAAAACTAAAGGCAATTGAATCTGCAGAGCTTGATATTATACCTCATCAATCATTCTTGGAGGAAAGATTGAGAAATATGATGAGCATATTTGAGATAAAGACTGCAATAAAGACATTCAATGACTTTGATATAGATTATTATATGGATGATGGATCTATTTTAGGCGATTTAATCCGTCCAATTCCTGTAGAAAAGAGCATTGCACCGGAATACAAATCAAGAATAATAGCTCAAGTCAAGGAAAAGCTGGAATCTGAAATACAATCCAATGAATTAAATCTATCTTCATTTAATTTCAAAGAAGAGTTTAAAGACTTGTTTGAAGATGAAAACATTGATGAATATGCTTTAATAACCTTCTTGGAGAGTTTGGAAAACTTGATTGCCTTAAAATATCTTTTAGAAAATAAAGAGAAAATCATAGCCATTTCCAAAACATCATCAAGCAATGAAATATTCCATGCAAATATACCAGATATGGCTATTTTAGATGGAATGACAAGAAAACAAGGATTCAGTGAACCTTATCACAGAAAGGTAACATATAAAACCAAGCATGATTTCCCAATCGAAAACGAGTTCTTTAGGGAGCTTTGGTTTACAATATTCTTTGCACGACTTGATGACAATAAGAACATAATTAAAATAGAATTGCCTTATTACACTAAAGATTTGGATGATATAAGGGAAGTTTTAAAGGTTTTAAAGTCAAATTCAACAGAAGGATATCCATTTTTACTAAAGAAAGCGCATAAGGATGTTGTTATTTCAAATCAGGATATGAATAGCTTGTCTAAAATAATCGGATTTTTGGATAAGTCAGGTCGTGAAATGTTAAATTAG
- a CDS encoding geranylgeranylglyceryl/heptaprenylglyceryl phosphate synthase, with the protein MENVEAHFKEILKTRKIHLTLIDPDEQSPEEAVSIAKAAIEGGSDGIMVGGSTVDTAALDGTCKALSENIDLPIVLFPGNINGASKYADAIFFMSYLNSNNPYWIIGAQALASPAVNKTGIEKIPMGYVVAEPGGTVGWVGDAKLIPRNKPKIPAIYAMAAENLGMRYFYIEAGSGADQPIPPEMVAYTKRVTQDIVLVVGGGIRDATAAYTAAKAGADIIVTGTVVEETSDVKGKIQEIVAGVRKASE; encoded by the coding sequence ATGGAAAATGTAGAAGCTCATTTTAAGGAAATATTAAAAACTCGTAAAATTCATTTAACTTTAATCGATCCTGATGAACAAAGCCCAGAAGAAGCTGTATCTATTGCTAAAGCAGCAATTGAAGGTGGCAGTGATGGTATTATGGTTGGAGGTTCCACTGTAGATACTGCTGCACTTGACGGAACTTGTAAGGCATTATCTGAAAACATTGATTTGCCTATTGTATTGTTCCCAGGAAACATCAATGGTGCAAGCAAATATGCAGATGCTATCTTCTTCATGAGTTATTTAAATTCAAACAATCCTTACTGGATTATCGGTGCACAAGCATTGGCATCACCTGCAGTTAATAAAACTGGAATTGAAAAGATTCCTATGGGTTATGTTGTAGCTGAACCTGGTGGAACTGTCGGTTGGGTTGGAGATGCTAAATTAATCCCACGAAACAAGCCAAAAATCCCTGCGATTTATGCTATGGCAGCTGAGAACTTAGGTATGAGATACTTCTATATTGAAGCAGGCTCTGGTGCAGATCAACCTATTCCTCCTGAAATGGTTGCTTATACAAAAAGAGTTACCCAAGACATTGTTCTTGTAGTAGGTGGAGGAATCCGTGATGCAACAGCAGCTTATACTGCAGCAAAAGCTGGTGCAGACATCATTGTTACTGGTACTGTTGTAGAGGAAACTTCAGATGTTAAAGGTAAAATCCAAGAGATAGTAGCAGGAGTTCGTAAGGCTTCTGAATAA
- a CDS encoding 50S ribosomal protein L40e, whose amino-acid sequence MARFEEAENRMFNVKICLKCNARNPAGATTCRKCGYKGLRFKAKEPRG is encoded by the coding sequence ATGGCAAGATTTGAAGAAGCAGAAAACAGAATGTTTAATGTAAAAATCTGTTTAAAATGTAATGCACGTAATCCTGCTGGAGCTACTACTTGTAGAAAATGTGGTTACAAAGGTTTAAGATTCAAAGCAAAAGAACCTAGAGGATAG
- a CDS encoding DUF367 family protein, with product MKVTVFHANECDKRKCTAFKMEKQGKCKIVYKIHQIPRGAVVLNPFSEKAVSYEDRPLVENKGIVGLDCSWNKVSKSASFFSLSRYHRSLPFLIAANPVNFGKPCILSTNEAIAATFYITGFKDEAHHIMDGFKWGHSFIEMNYDLLEAYSDVKTSEEVVRIQNEFLKAHQR from the coding sequence ATGAAAGTAACTGTTTTTCATGCTAATGAATGTGATAAAAGGAAATGCACAGCATTTAAAATGGAAAAGCAAGGAAAATGCAAAATAGTCTATAAGATACACCAGATTCCACGTGGTGCAGTTGTCCTTAATCCATTTTCCGAAAAGGCAGTTTCCTATGAGGATAGGCCCCTTGTTGAGAATAAGGGAATTGTAGGACTTGACTGTTCCTGGAATAAGGTGTCAAAGTCTGCAAGTTTCTTCAGTTTATCAAGATATCACAGATCTCTTCCCTTTTTAATAGCTGCAAATCCCGTAAATTTCGGAAAGCCTTGCATATTGTCTACAAATGAAGCGATTGCAGCTACATTTTACATAACCGGATTTAAAGATGAGGCACATCATATCATGGATGGTTTCAAATGGGGTCATTCCTTCATTGAAATGAATTATGACTTATTGGAAGCTTACAGTGATGTAAAAACAAGTGAAGAGGTAGTACGAATACAAAATGAGTTCTTAAAGGCTCATCAAAGGTAA
- a CDS encoding DUF116 domain-containing protein, producing MLLHEQAFQLIGEGVVLLIFLIVVILIVGLLLGIILVRRNKLVMPSVIIFIVNVFYSPLKSFANLLGLDDSLVDNIGIEVRNKVNKAKFEKIAPEDKIIVLPHCLRSAHCEASLKETGVQCTYCGKCAIGVIKAKAEPMGYRVFTVPGSSFVKKIIQQNKFKSVVGVACHVDLNQTMMALSDFAPQGVLLSTSGCFETKVDVSKVLETIGYYDYKKQEENL from the coding sequence ATGTTATTGCATGAACAAGCATTCCAATTAATCGGTGAAGGAGTTGTACTCTTAATATTCCTGATAGTGGTTATACTCATTGTAGGACTTCTTTTAGGAATAATTTTAGTAAGGAGAAATAAACTGGTAATGCCATCAGTTATAATATTTATTGTAAATGTGTTTTATTCTCCATTGAAGAGTTTTGCAAACCTTTTAGGGCTTGATGATTCATTGGTTGACAATATTGGAATTGAAGTAAGAAACAAGGTCAATAAGGCTAAATTCGAAAAGATAGCTCCTGAAGACAAGATCATTGTATTGCCACACTGCCTTAGGTCTGCTCATTGTGAAGCTAGCTTAAAGGAAACTGGTGTTCAATGCACATACTGCGGTAAATGTGCAATTGGTGTCATTAAGGCAAAGGCCGAACCAATGGGATATAGGGTATTTACCGTACCGGGTTCCAGTTTTGTTAAAAAAATTATTCAGCAGAACAAGTTCAAGTCTGTTGTTGGAGTGGCTTGTCATGTGGACTTGAATCAAACCATGATGGCCTTATCAGATTTTGCTCCTCAAGGGGTTCTTTTATCTACCTCTGGTTGCTTTGAAACAAAGGTAGACGTTTCAAAAGTTCTTGAAACAATAGGTTATTACGATTATAAAAAACAAGAAGAAAACCTTTAA